Part of the Gloeocapsa sp. DLM2.Bin57 genome is shown below.
AGCTACTCAATATGGTATTCGTAGCATACCAACTTTAATATTATTTAAGGGTGGTCAAAGAGTAGATACAGTGGTAGGTGCTGTCCCGAAAACAACTTTAGCTAATACTATAGAAAAGTATCTGTAATCACTAGTTATCCACACAATTAACCCTTCTAGGAATGTGTGGATAATCTTACTTACTATTGTAATTGAGTCTTTGCCGCCATACGGGTTTTCTTACGTTCGGCGTCTGAGAGTTCTTCCCCTGCTTGTAATCTTGTAGCGCTATTTTGTAGAACAGTAGCCCCACCTTTATCACCCAATTGTATAGCAGTTTTGGCTGCAGTTTGTAATAAAGTAGCGGCGCCACGGCGATCGCCATCTTGGAGTTTTTTCTCAGCTAATTGAGTTTGACGATATTTAGCTAAAGCTAAAACCGACTTCTCGACGCTTGCCGATGGTGCTGCTTGATAAGTATCTTGTACTATTGCGGTTACTGGTATCTGCTCTGATAATAACCCTTCTGAGGCTGAGATAGGATCATCATAGCGTATTTGTACCTGAGCGACGGTTATTTCTCCTACGGATAAGCTATGGAGGTAGAGGTTAGCGAGGAGGACTCGGGGTACATCTCTCATTAAATCCCCCAAACGAGTTGTATATAAACCTGCTATTTCTTCTATAGTTAATTCTATAGTTTCTGGGGATACTTGCGCTAGTGGTTTCATCTCCGCTAAACGCACTTGGGGATGTAACTCCAACAGTAGATAAGCGTTGGTAAAGTTGACAGATTGAACTCTGGTAAATAAGCGTTGAAATTCTCTGAGCGCTTGTTCTGGTTCTTCGATGTGACAGAGTGTACCTGCTGCGCGATCGGCTATTTTTTCTAAAACATCGGGATTCCAATGACTACCAAAACCGAGAGTATTGATGGTAATGTTATAACCTGAGGCTAATTCGGCTAGTTTAAGACATCTTTGATTGTCTCCATGTTCGTTTTCTCCA
Proteins encoded:
- a CDS encoding VWA domain-containing protein, whose protein sequence is MKVELKAVLSDSHLNAKQPSCQRQLEISINVNAEAIQENHLPLNLCLVIDYSGSMRGKPLEKVKQAAIDIISKLNPGDRISVVGFNHQAKVIIPCQGLETLSVVEQAIADLKANGGTAIDEGLKLGIQEIANGKNNRISQLFLLTDGENEHGDNQRCLKLAELASGYNITINTLGFGSHWNPDVLEKIADRAAGTLCHIEEPEQALREFQRLFTRVQSVNFTNAYLLLELHPQVRLAEMKPLAQVSPETIELTIEEIAGLYTTRLGDLMRDVPRVLLANLYLHSLSVGEITVAQVQIRYDDPISASEGLLSEQIPVTAIVQDTYQAAPSASVEKSVLALAKYRQTQLAEKKLQDGDRRGAATLLQTAAKTAIQLGDKGGATVLQNSATRLQAGEELSDAERKKTRMAAKTQLQ